Sequence from the Maribellus comscasis genome:
TAACAGACTTGCGCGGTAAGGGCAACAAACCGGGCAGCCCGAAATGGCATTTTTAAATACTACGCTTTCCTCTGCCAGCCGGTCTATGCTTGGTGTTTTTACAATGGTATTTCCCATGTAACCTAAATCCTGTGCGCGCCATTGATCGGCAAAAACGAAAATAATGTTAGGTTTTTCCTGCTTTTCGGGATTACACCCGAGAATAAAGGCAGTGAAAAGAAAAAAGATAAAGTACGCTGATTTGTTCATGTTTTAGCTGGTTCAAATTGGGTTTAAAGATAGAATCTGAAATCCATATTACCTACTTATATAAAAGAAAAAGCGGTATCTCTCTGATACCGCTGGGAATTTAGCCAACGAAGCTTGATGGCTGAATTATATAGAACTAACTGAACGGTTATTGAAATTCATAGCTTCAAAACAGTATTTTTAAACAAGCAACATTTATGCCAAATTATTACATAATTTTATGTTCAGCAGCATGTTTTACTGAGAAAAGCGGCGGTATGTAAAAGCAGTTTTATAATGGCTGAAACGATGAAATTGTTTTGGTGATTAAGCTGATTACATTTTTTACATTCTGGTTAAATACTTTTAGTACTTCTTCCCAGGTAACCGGAGCTTCATCGGTTTTCCAGCAATCATAATCGGTACTGAGTGCAATGGTTGCATATGGAATTTCAAGTTCGTTGGCCAGAATACATTCAGGAGCGACAGACATATTTATTACATCAGCTCCCCACATTCTGAACATCTTCGATTCTGCACGGGTTGAAAATCTTGGTCCTTCTATCGAAATGGTTGTTCCTTTTGGGTGATAACTTAACTTTAATTCTTTTGCCGCATTTATTAAACGGTTTCTCAAGTCGTTGTTAAACGGATCTGCCATTGGCGTGTGTTTTAGTTCTCCTTTTTCAAACGAATCGAAAAAAGTAGTTTTGCGAAAACGGGTAAAATCGATAAACTGATCGAGGATGACCAAATCACCTCTTTTTATTTCGTCACGCAAACTACCGCAGGCCGAAGTTGCAATTATGTGAGTAAAACCCAACTCGCGGATGGCCCAAATATTTGCCCGGTTATTCACAAAGGTAGGTGTAATAGAATGCTCTCTTCCATGCCGTGATAAAATACCGACTTCAACACCGTTTATTTCGCCGGTTTTGAATGAAGATGAAGGTTCTCCGTAAGGAGTTGAAATTTTTATTTCATTTGGATTTTTCAGAATGGAAGGATCTTCAAGGCCCGAGCCTCCGATGATGGCGATTTTTGTCATATTATTGTTTTTCAGGAAATAACGATTTTATACTTTGTTTATTTGCTTTGCAAATTCCGCGTTCGGTAATTAGCCCGCTTACCAGGCGGGCAGGTGTTACATCAAACCCGTAGTTGACAACGTTACTTTTTTCAGGAATCAGTCTTACCGTTTTTATCTCCGATTTGTTTACTCCTTCAATTTCCGCGACTTCTTCTGCGCCGCGTTCTTCAATAGGAATTTCTGTTAATCCGTCTTCAATATTCCAGTCGATGGTGGAGGAGGGAAGGGCCACATAAAAAGGAACATTGTTGTCGTTTGCAGCCAGTGCTTTTAGATAGGTGCCTATTTTATTGGCCACATCTCCGCCAATGGTTGTGCGGTCGCTGCCTACAATCACCAGATCCACTTTCCCGTGTTGCATTAGATGACCGCCGGTATTGTCGGCAATAACAGTGTGCGGAACACCTTCTTCCGAAAGTTCGAATGCTGTTAAACGCGCCCCCTGATTTCTCGGTCGCGTTTCATCTACCCACACATGAACGGGAATCCCTTTGAGGTGAGCTTTGTAAATGGGAGCGGTTGCTGTTCCCCAGTCAATACAAGCCAGCCAGCCGGCATTACAATGCGTCAGGATATTTACCGTTGTACCTTTTTTGTTAAAAATTTTTTGAATGAGTTCCAATCCAAATTCACCAATTCTCTCACTAAAAAGAATTTCCTGTGTTTTCAGAAAATGAACTTTCTCCAGCGTTTTTTCTATGATTTGTGAAGAATCTTTTTCTTTTAGAATAAATCTGAGGATTTCGTCCACTGCAAAAGCCAGATTTACTGCTGTTGGTCGGGCTGATTTTAAAAATTTAGCTTTTTCTTTTACATTGTTTTCAAAATTTTTCTCTGCTGTTTCGAACAAAGCAAGATACATGCCGTAGGCAGCAGTAATTCCTATTAGCGGGGCGCCGCGTACAACCATCTCCCGAATGGCAAAAAAAACATCTGAAACGGATTTTAAATCCATGATTTCAAAAGAGAAAGGCAATTTTCTTTGGTCGATTACCTGAACAATTTGCGGATCATTTTCTTTTAACCATATAGTATGATATTGTTTACTTTTTATTTTCACAAAACTGTTTTTTAATATTTATATTCGCAAAACCTTAAAGAATACAATTATGAATCCCGACCTTACAAATATAAAAAACATCATTTTTGATTTAGGAAACGTATTGCTGAATCTTGATTTTGATGCTTCAATTGAGGCCTTTCGAAAAATAGGTTTAAATGATGAAGTTATCAATCGAAAGCATGCTTATTCGGATCCTATTTTTTATGCGCTGGAAGTTGGAAAAGTAACCACCGAAGAATTTAGTAATCAGGTTCGTCGTGTTATTAAAAATCCGCTTGCAACCAACAAACAGATTGAAGATGCCTGGTATGCGATGATTAAGGAAATTCCGGCAAATCGTGTGAAAGTAGTTCAGGAGTTAAATAAAAGTTTTAATGTTTATCTTTTCAGTAATACCAACGAAATTCATATTCGGAGGCTGCACAAGGAATTTAAGGACCAACATGGTATTGATTTTCCCTCACTTTTTACGAAAGATTTTTATTCGCATGAAATTCAGGACAGGAAACCGGACTTGGAATCATTTAAAAAGGTGATTGAACTATCAGGAGTTAACCCTGGAGAAACCCTCTTTGTAGATGATTTGGAACCCAACATTTTAAGTGCGCAAAAGGCAGGGTTACAAACGCTGTGGCTGAAAAAAGGTATGGAAATGGCTGAAATTTTTGGAGAAACGGTTACTTCAGAATCCTGATATTTTTCAGCCTGATATCTTCCACCGGGCGCCATTTTGTGTCGGTTTTTACTTTTACGATTTTATCTACCACTTCCATTCCCGAGGTTACTTCGCCAAAAATAGTGTAGCTGCCATCGAGGTGTGGAGCGCCGCCAATGGTTTTATAAATTCTTCTTTGTTCGGCAGTAAATTTAATTTCGTTTTGTTTTTCTAACTCATCAAGTTCCTCGTCAATATATTTCCGGCCGGAAACGATGTAAAACTGCGATCCCTCGGAGCGCCGCCGCTGGTTTTGAGTATCAGGTTTTCTTGGAGAGCCAATCACTCCTCGTTTATGATACAAGCCGGGAACAATGTTTGCCGGGAGTGTATAACCCGGCCCTTTGTAACCCACAGAGTTTCCTTTTTTTGCATACCTGCTGTCGGCAGCTCCACTCTGAATACCAAAATCGGCAATTACACGATGGATAAGCAGGCTGTCGAAAAAATGCTCTTTTGTGAGTTTTATAAAATTGTCACGGTATACAGGTGTTTCGTTAATAAGCCGAATGGTAATATCACCCATGTCGGTTTCCAGAACCAGCCCTTTGATTTTCATGTTTTCCACAGCAATTTCTTTATTTGAATGCGACCGCAGTGATTCCAAAGTTGCGGGCAGATTTTTATTTTTTAGCAAATCAGCAATATATGTTGACGGAATAACAAAGCTTTGCATCTCGAAGTTATCCACTGCGGCAAATGCAATTCCAATCGCCTTATGGTTGGAAACAAAAATTGGTGTGCCAAAAATCGATTTCCGTATCCGGTTGGTAATCCTGTATACATAGGAACCTTGCAAGGTGGTGAGGTTTAATACTTTCCCGGTGAAGAGCTGAAGTGTTTTTCCGGAGTTTGACGAAATATAAAGCGTTTTTGCTGAATTGGGTGCATTCCCTCCAAAAAGTTCGATGGGGTTTCGTTTGAGGCTATCGATTTTTAAAATAATTATATCGTTAATCCTGTCAACAGCAACATATTTGTCAGCCAGGTACTTTTTGTCTTCGTCAAAGGGAGTAACCCATACTTTATTGGCCTGATTAACCAAAGAGTATTTTGTTGCAATTAAATCTTCAGCTATAAAAAATCCTTGTCCTGATTCTAAAATCCTGTTTTCGTCGTAAGTATCGATATTTACCACCGATGACAAAACTTTCTTCCAGACTGCATCTTCGTTGTTTTCGGTCTGAGTCTGTTTTTGAGGCTCCGGTTTGTCGGCAGTTTTTTTCTTCTGTGAATTGCAGGAAAGCAATATCAGTAAAATAAAAAGGAATGTGACAAGATTTTTCATATTATTCGCTCAGTACTCTAACTGTTATTTTAACATCGGTAAACGGGCGGTTGTTTTTATCGGTTTTTAGTGCCGAAATTTTATCGATGGTTTCAAATCCCGAAATACATTCGCCAAAAATAGTATACTTTCCATCCAAATCGGGATAGCCTCCAACAGTTGTATAGGCTTTTCTTTGTTCTTCTGAAAATTCCAGCACCTCAGGATCAAGGTTATATTCTGTTTCGATGTTCTTTTTTATATCGGCAGCAATTTTTCTGAACTCATCGACTTTTTTTTCTTCTTTTAATTGTTTGAGTTTTTCGCGCACTTCCGGGTTCATGTATTGCTGTACAATTTTATTTCTGATTGGACGATTGACAGCTATTTCCATAGTATCCAGTTCGCCCTCGGTATGAACCCTGCCTTTGATGATAAAAAATTGCGAAATGTCGGACTGTTTGTAGGGGTTAACCTCGTCGGGTTGACGCGGTGCGCACAAAGCTCCCTTTTTATGAAAATGATTTGAAAGAATTTCATCATCAACAGTTTTGTCAGGATCTCCGTAACCTATCCGTTTCCCGGGAGGAGCATTTTTTGAGCTTTTTGAACCACCTTGTATGAGAAAATCCTGAATTACCCGGTAGAAAAGAGTTTCATTGTAATATCCTTCTTTGGCCAGTTCAATAAAAGCATCACGGTGTTTTGGGGTATCGTCGTATAGTTTAAACTTCATGCTCCCCATATTTGTGGATATCTCCACAATTTTTGTCTGACTGTAACTTTGAAATGAATAAATGAAAAAAACAATGAATATTAAAACTCGTACCATAATTTATTTTACCAATTCCATCTCCATTTTTATATCTGTTAAAGGTCTGTTATTCTTGTCGGTTTCAACTGCGGCAATTTTGTCAAGTACATCCAAC
This genomic interval carries:
- a CDS encoding peptidylprolyl isomerase, coding for MVRVLIFIVFFIYSFQSYSQTKIVEISTNMGSMKFKLYDDTPKHRDAFIELAKEGYYNETLFYRVIQDFLIQGGSKSSKNAPPGKRIGYGDPDKTVDDEILSNHFHKKGALCAPRQPDEVNPYKQSDISQFFIIKGRVHTEGELDTMEIAVNRPIRNKIVQQYMNPEVREKLKQLKEEKKVDEFRKIAADIKKNIETEYNLDPEVLEFSEEQRKAYTTVGGYPDLDGKYTIFGECISGFETIDKISALKTDKNNRPFTDVKITVRVLSE
- a CDS encoding peptidylprolyl isomerase codes for the protein MKNLVTFLFILLILLSCNSQKKKTADKPEPQKQTQTENNEDAVWKKVLSSVVNIDTYDENRILESGQGFFIAEDLIATKYSLVNQANKVWVTPFDEDKKYLADKYVAVDRINDIIILKIDSLKRNPIELFGGNAPNSAKTLYISSNSGKTLQLFTGKVLNLTTLQGSYVYRITNRIRKSIFGTPIFVSNHKAIGIAFAAVDNFEMQSFVIPSTYIADLLKNKNLPATLESLRSHSNKEIAVENMKIKGLVLETDMGDITIRLINETPVYRDNFIKLTKEHFFDSLLIHRVIADFGIQSGAADSRYAKKGNSVGYKGPGYTLPANIVPGLYHKRGVIGSPRKPDTQNQRRRSEGSQFYIVSGRKYIDEELDELEKQNEIKFTAEQRRIYKTIGGAPHLDGSYTIFGEVTSGMEVVDKIVKVKTDTKWRPVEDIRLKNIRILK
- a CDS encoding HAD family hydrolase, whose product is MNPDLTNIKNIIFDLGNVLLNLDFDASIEAFRKIGLNDEVINRKHAYSDPIFYALEVGKVTTEEFSNQVRRVIKNPLATNKQIEDAWYAMIKEIPANRVKVVQELNKSFNVYLFSNTNEIHIRRLHKEFKDQHGIDFPSLFTKDFYSHEIQDRKPDLESFKKVIELSGVNPGETLFVDDLEPNILSAQKAGLQTLWLKKGMEMAEIFGETVTSES
- the mtnP gene encoding S-methyl-5'-thioadenosine phosphorylase, with translation MTKIAIIGGSGLEDPSILKNPNEIKISTPYGEPSSSFKTGEINGVEVGILSRHGREHSITPTFVNNRANIWAIRELGFTHIIATSACGSLRDEIKRGDLVILDQFIDFTRFRKTTFFDSFEKGELKHTPMADPFNNDLRNRLINAAKELKLSYHPKGTTISIEGPRFSTRAESKMFRMWGADVINMSVAPECILANELEIPYATIALSTDYDCWKTDEAPVTWEEVLKVFNQNVKNVISLITKTISSFQPL
- the mtnA gene encoding S-methyl-5-thioribose-1-phosphate isomerase is translated as MKIKSKQYHTIWLKENDPQIVQVIDQRKLPFSFEIMDLKSVSDVFFAIREMVVRGAPLIGITAAYGMYLALFETAEKNFENNVKEKAKFLKSARPTAVNLAFAVDEILRFILKEKDSSQIIEKTLEKVHFLKTQEILFSERIGEFGLELIQKIFNKKGTTVNILTHCNAGWLACIDWGTATAPIYKAHLKGIPVHVWVDETRPRNQGARLTAFELSEEGVPHTVIADNTGGHLMQHGKVDLVIVGSDRTTIGGDVANKIGTYLKALAANDNNVPFYVALPSSTIDWNIEDGLTEIPIEERGAEEVAEIEGVNKSEIKTVRLIPEKSNVVNYGFDVTPARLVSGLITERGICKANKQSIKSLFPEKQ